AAAGAGTTAAAAAGATGATTTGAAAGGTTAAGAACCTTGGTTAGtgctaattaattttatgaccTCCATTAGGAGAACCTCTTAggggttttttaatttttttttttaattagaatgatttaaataaaaacatacataaatttttttttaaaaaacgacaTAAAAGCATAttacaaatacaaatacaaatcgtAAATGAGAAAAAACCGATTAATTGAAATCTTGATTTGTTCCAAATTTTTGCCATATATGCTCAACCAAATCGGCTTTCAATTGTTGATGTATTTTATTATCACGAACTCGATTCCGAATGCTCATCATATTGCCGAGATTTGAAGGCATATCAGTAGAATACGTGAAATCCACTTGCGAACTTCGGTTTGATTCTGGTTGTGCGAAAACTGATACATCAAGCTGGGTGTacccatctcgttcgtcttctacgaTCATATTGTGTagaatgatacatgctctcattatctttcCAATTTTGATTTTATCCCACAAAAGAGCAGGATTTTTGACtatggcaaatcgagcttgcaagaccccaaaagcacgctcgacatctttacgtaCAGCCTCTTGATGTGTAGCGAATAAGGATGCTTTCGGACCTTGCGGAAGTGGAATAGATTGGACAAAAGTAgcccattttggatatatatcatctgtgagatagtaagccaaatggtaCTCGTGTCCGTTGACAATGTAATTAACTTTtggagctcgaccttgtaagatatcatcaaaaaccggtgatcgatcaagaacattgatatcgtttaaTGTACCTAGAGGTCCgaaaaacgcatgccatatccacagatcttgtgaagctacaGACTCTAAAACAATGGTTGGCTTTCCTGATCCACGTGTATATTGACCTTTCCATGCGGtcggacaattcttccactcccaatgcatacaatcaatgctccctatcatcccgggaaatccgcgtatctctccaatatcgagtagtcgttgaagatcttcAGGCGTGAGTCTTCtaagatactcatctccaaataaatttatgattctGTCAACAAAATGTTCCAAGCATAATAGCGCGGTGGTCTCACCAagtcggaggtattcgtcgaccgcatcTGCTGGGCAACCATATGCCATCATACGAATTGCTGATGTTGCCTTTTGTAACGCGGAGTGACCGAACCTTCCCGtagcatctcttctttgttgaaagtatgagatttcagtggagagtcgatcaacaatacgCATGAACAAGGATTTGTTCATTCAAAAGCGGCGTCGAAACATGTGAGAAGAATATGTTGCATCTTCACTAAAATAATCGTTCCATAACTGCATGTGTCCTTGTTCTCGTTGTTTTTCAATTTACGCTCGTTTCTTTTTTGACCTTGATGCTTCTTGGCGATTTTCATGATGCTCTGAAGCTCCACTGCCTCTTCCGAAGTCTTTCCCTTGCTTTTTCCTTTGGCCTTAGCTGCTTTTACACCAATCGGCCGAGCCATAGCTTCATCTTCTCCATGGCAACCTTGCACAGAGGTCGATGAATGTGCAGTTTGGTCATCCAGCTTTCTTCTTTTGGACCTTACCTTGTCTTTGGTTGAAGAAGCGCCACACCATTTTTGATCATGGCGAAGCTCCAACCAGGCATGCTCGAGTGTAAATTTGAGCTTGTAGTCACTGAAGAATATCTCATGCGCCATCTTCAAAACATCATCCTCACTCATCCCACTGGATTTAACTTTAGTTGCAGCTTCATAACACCCAATAAACTTACATACACCCTCGTTGATCTTCCCCCACCTTTGTTTACAGTTAGTTGGCTCCCTCTTTTGCAAAGCAGAAAGCTTTGGGCTTGATGCAACGTAGGATGCAATCCGTTTCCAAAACGCGATTGCCTTCTGCTCATTCCCCACCACGGGATCCTTTGAGgtgttcaaccaagcactgATGAGAACGAGATCTTCAGTTGGTGACCACTTCCTCATTTCTTTACGGTCAGAGACGACGTGTTCTTCGTTTGCATCCGATGAAGAGAGTTCTATACTAGGAGTGATAAAGGAGAAAGAGGTGTTTGGTTGTTGACTGTTTAAGAGGTTTTGAAAACTACCAGCTTGACTAAATGGATCCATAGCGAAGAAGAAGTGGATATGAATTacagaggaagaaggagataaGAAGTTATATCTTCTTATCAaaggagaagagaaaagaagataaataagatacagaggaagaaggagatacaaagaagaaggagatacaGAGGAAGAAGGAGTTGCTCAGTTTTAAAAGCAACGTTAAGCTTGAGTTTAGTAGGTGTTAGTTTTAAATGGCAATCAATGTATCTacctaaaactaaaacaaccaAGACAGACAATGTATTTATCTAAAACTAAACCAACCAAGAAACTAAAGTTCATTTACCTAATACTAAACCAATCAATGCTCGGTTCCTTCAAGTCAACTAACAAGTACAATGATATTAAAAGGattgtatatttacctcttccCAACCGAATTGACAGACAGCTGCATTGATGATGCAACTTCAATGCTAGCACTAGCATTGAAGCCAAACTCTCCAGGACACGAGCTGCAACACCTTCCCCTTCACGAGCTTTCCAACAGAAGATGCTCTGTCCCGATGTAGTTATGTCCTCAAAGTCAAAGAAGAACAACATTTCAATTTTGATAATTAATCAACAAACCTATGGCTAGAGAACGAGACAAAGAGTTATCATTATGGATAAACAGAGAGACTTTGATAATTAATCAACTTTTGTTTCTTATCAGAGAGTTATCATTAGGGATAAACAGAGAGACTTTGATAATTAAACAGAGAGAACGAGACAAAGAGTTctcatttttgataattattcaACTTTTGTTTCTTATATCTAATACAGAAAGCATTCTTCTAAAACAAATCGATAGGCCAATACACAAagcattttttatttgttcaatACAAGCAAATGAAGAGTATCCAGATTCCAAAATCAATACAAGTAAAATCAATACTAGCAAAATCAATACACAAAAGAAAGGAAAGGAGTTTCGTTTTACCTGTCTACGCCTTTGGATGGAGAGGGGATTGCATGGATCGACGATGAACGAGAGAGACCAAACGACGGAGGGATTTCCACGTGATCGAACAAGAGAGAGACATTATCGATGACGGAGAAACCGATCAGACATCATCTCCGTCTGAGATTTCGACGGGAACAGCGGGGAAGAGATAGAGCGAATACGAAGAGAAAGATAGCTGGAGCGATTTCGACGAAGATGAAAGAGAGAGAACCGACCAAAAACGAAAGAGGAGAGGCCACCTTTTTTCGACCCAATACAGAGCCACCACGTTAGGGGTTTTAAGCGCTTCTACTTTCCCTTATTAAAGCACCGGTCCCTTGTTTTATTTGcagttttcatttaatttttctcCTAAAATTCGGTAGAACCTCTCCCTCAACTCGCCGATGGAGATGGtcttagtttcctttttttcattaaaaggtCGGTCAATATGTTTCCAAATGTGGAAAAGGAAAATATATGTGGACAAGCAATCTATGATCTAGTATTAAAGAGGCCATAGCTAAAGATTCAAATCATCCGATTAGAAAGTAACAGAGACAAAGAGAGCTAAAGAGAGGGTCTTGTTTTAGCATTCGTCTTGAGATTTTTTGCTTTGTATTCATAACTCTTTTTCAAAAAGTATCCTCTACTCTCTTCAATCAGCCGTAGAGAATGGGTATCGAAAAAGGCAATCACAAGGAGCCAACTACAGACGAGAGGAAGCCCCTCGCAAAGTGCAAAAGCTTCTCTTTCTGGTTCAGTTTTGTTTGTTACATAGCCGGTTCTATTGTTGGGTTCGTTTGGTTTCACAAAGTGAACTCTCGCGAAAAACCAGTTCCGAAGATAGAACTAGCTTCTATGGATTTCACTGTGCTTAATATCACAGACACTCGTTTAAGTGCAAAGTGGGATGTGTCGATACGGATCCCCTACGATCTTCCTGGTTGCTATATATGTCTTCAAGGAGACTTTCAAGCTTCCTTCATGTACAAGGATGTTACTCTTGCTACCTCTTCCCCACAAAAGTAAgcagtacttttttttttcttcttgttgtaAATGAAGTGTTGGAGAAATACTTCTGTTATTATTACTGTCGACCAGAAGgttcatatatatacaaggtattagaccgtcataaggtcatgtttatcctaacaagataaggataaggataaacactatgttacagatatacatggaatatatactagataaacacatagtctctggttgtctttatcatgtcccggattgggcctgcagtacgggctggtccatggtcgatcatcatttggtgtataacactcccccttgatcgacacatccggtacAGGTTCGTTgcatgcttaatgttgcctcattaaaacctctcctgaaaaaccccaaaaccaatgtggcaaaatgggaaaccaaagacaggaaaaagagtacaacacatgaactcccccagatgaatgcatcactgtagtagacgcattcccatctggtatccgagtcttcttgaacgttgaagttgcctatgacttggtgaagatgatcagttggattctccttgaatgaacttgtaagtcttggatgaactgatggtgcttcaaacggtgctcggatggactttataatctgcaataaaacttTACTTGCAGGTCCTTTTTCATGTCTCACGGATTCTCTTTGGTTATATGGCTTTCCCAAAACGTggacattcaatatatattgagtcatagacccagaacacatacgaacaactttacttcatatctttcgttcattcttatatctcttcgtatgtgccaatggctttatccattgtaaccaatcattctttattttcttttgtcgatccatgttgagctatagaccttgtctatattcgttcataatcatgagtgtctaaggtcataccatcaataattatttgctgcaatgaaactcatcacacaatgaattcgcagtcatacactcatgtcctttgtacatggttatcgatcttttcttgctttagcaATGCTTATAATCATTAAACCACGACCAGACATCCTTCTGGTCACTATCCTGGTTTATGGTTCTCACTTAGGCGTGCTGACACACATACACACGGCTATGATTTTCTACAGACTttccatatgtaaaacatagcctgtttaatcaatcgataacttgtatcattgaacctttgaaccattaaacctttttctctcagttggtctttattatgatcacaaggaattataatattttctgtatggactgactgtactaagtaaatacttagtctttcatattacttacagctgctgtatattacaatccataaacaacttaggaacaaagcttgttctatgagaatttctgtctcatatttctatggtacgttgatacctttatccagtgatccatttgctgcttactacaccattatttctttagtaaatatccagacaaaattaaacttgattttctgtagtagcatccaccatataggagcatatctctttataaattgttttttggtccttgtgagtatccttgtgtaatcaagctatacttgaacgttatttagaaggaacatggacacactataccatgtggtcatgtcctttaatctcacgaaatttcttatctcacaagatccattcactggtttctttcttagatggcttttctgtatgtacatggttactacgcccatctgtcttataattactttgaattctttgaacaccccacgtccctatataggttttatgagtactctatgtgggttcatgatcctcaggttatatccttcaaatcccaagtactacaatcttttatgagctcttatgtatgtaaatacatctttggtgttaacactctttatctttagtttcatactgttccagacatgatctaattagattttgagatcttattatccaagacctttataccttgcagtttggcgtcccaaactacatggtctggtaccttagatgtgtggttgcgcaaccttatttctctgtctgaactggtttctcttatgaactcggatttgtacgattctgagcacctttcattactttccgaggttccttattatttggaacttatttgtctatctctaatagacattgtagcaacttgattgtgtctcttagacatcaaattcgtggtgcttaagctggtatgacatagtcatttttttcttttcgggtcagtgtgtctggcatatatttctgctagcttttatatcttttgatcatattcttttagaacgtctagatcataatctttggtctgaggatcttgccaagacaactatggttgataccattatatttctcttttactctttactctttatcagcctgataactttctcctttcaaagttggataatcagattactatcttttgtaatctgtgttcttggccacttgattaaatcatccatgtttggcacaagatacattatagtttcgtggaggaagtcttatttatctaatatatattctcaatcctcatctgaggttccatcttaaatggcacacatatatgtggtggaatattcgtattttcttaagatggtttgtgtatatgtctggtttatgacccttaatcattcagaggtgggaatgtctatgcttacatgtatggcctgatgtaaatcaatatttatatacataatgtccttaagctttaggctggacgtgggtgatgtaccattagtgagagctttaaagctttccagccgtgta
This Brassica napus cultivar Da-Ae chromosome C6, Da-Ae, whole genome shotgun sequence DNA region includes the following protein-coding sequences:
- the LOC106350033 gene encoding glutathione S-transferase T3-like, whose amino-acid sequence is MDPFSQAGSFQNLLNSQQPNTSFSFITPSIELSSSDANEEHVVSDRKEMRKWSPTEDLVLISAWLNTSKDPVVGNEQKAIAFWKRIASYVASSPKLSALQKREPTNCKQRWGKINEGVCKFIGCYEAATKVKSSGMSEDDVLKMAHEIFFSDYKLKFTLEHAWLELRHDQKWCGASSTKDKVRSKRRKLDDQTAHSSTSVQGCHGEDEAMARPIGVKAAKAKGKSKGKTSEEAVELQSIMKIAKKHQGQKRNERKLKNNENKDTCSYGTIILVKMQHILLTCFDAAFE
- the LOC106350035 gene encoding uncharacterized protein LOC106350035; protein product: MGIEKGNHKEPTTDERKPLAKCKSFSFWFSFVCYIAGSIVGFVWFHKVNSREKPVPKIELASMDFTVLNITDTRLSAKWDVSIRIPYDLPGCYICLQGDFQASFMYKDVTLATSSPQKYNNLKYREAQVLKVSAGVSGEDIEGLIVKDITEDMKEKKEVRFGTRFYLTDCREKTTGTMRYACDDVTLRFEPGSEMKAALFGKNPSCVNY